The following are from one region of the Cytobacillus firmus genome:
- the flaG gene encoding flagellar protein FlaG has product MEIKTVSPSSASAKPIVADRTAGEKSKIIEQQHEEQQMDVKKEKDEKKVLTKEEAEHVVNGMNEFLKPQFTSLQFKIHDETERYYVEVVDQDSKKVIREIPAKQLLDMYAKMTDFLGLFIDKKF; this is encoded by the coding sequence ATGGAAATCAAAACTGTTTCGCCTTCATCAGCTTCAGCAAAACCAATCGTTGCAGACAGGACAGCAGGAGAAAAATCCAAGATAATAGAACAACAACACGAAGAGCAGCAGATGGATGTGAAAAAGGAAAAAGACGAAAAAAAGGTATTAACTAAGGAAGAAGCAGAACATGTAGTTAACGGCATGAATGAATTTCTAAAACCCCAATTTACATCGCTTCAGTTTAAGATTCATGACGAGACTGAGCGTTATTATGTAGAAGTCGTGGATCAGGATAGCAAGAAGGTAATTAGAGAGATTCCTGCAAAACAGCTGTTAGATATGTATGCAAAAATGACTGATTTTTTAGGATTGTTTATTGATAAGAAGTTTTAG
- the fliD gene encoding flagellar filament capping protein FliD, which translates to MDSIRFSGLASGLDTQSIVDSMMRAERMPLDRMKQKQQVVEWQRDKYRDMNKLLKEFDTFIFDGIFRQSNMLKKTVTSSNTDFVTATASSDAGQVSYKIENVTLATSARRESTAGISAASSTKLDSSKSLWSQRDKLANSADIGWEQEAKNQTFTAPKGGASQYQLATGAVSGLPAAIDVKKADGTAASSFQVVEGAIPAPADRASDKVYIDSNTGLMAFGTSLEEGQKFDISYEHNYIEFNIKTLNEDGTANVRANDFKYSGTTSLNTIFSEINKSNVGINMFYDSGSDKVVAQRQATGNMSAGPEMLFLNSKTSTSTASEHSFFTSVLKIDDASETDGTDAQYTINGLQTSRKSNTFTMNDVTFTLKKSSGAESATATVNVNSDTEAIFDTVKKFIEKYNEMIGKINGELTAERYGSFMPLTDEQRQAMGEKEIEQWEEKAKSGLLRRDFLLSGGLTKMRTDLYTEIKVNAVTRADSDYNQLAEIGIKSTKDYLERGKLEIDETKLKAAIENNPEAVYQLFMADGPTYQEKGLARRLRSTVDETLKKIEEKAGNTFKTEHNYSMGKDILRMKSSIESFEERLKMREQRYWDQFNAMEKAMQQMNNQSSQLMAQLGSMMQSG; encoded by the coding sequence TTGGATTCTATTCGATTTTCAGGCTTAGCCAGCGGACTTGATACACAGTCAATAGTGGATTCAATGATGAGAGCCGAACGCATGCCGCTGGACCGTATGAAACAAAAACAGCAGGTTGTTGAGTGGCAGCGTGATAAATACAGGGATATGAATAAACTCCTTAAGGAATTTGATACGTTTATTTTTGATGGGATTTTTCGTCAATCCAATATGCTCAAAAAGACAGTAACAAGCTCCAATACTGACTTTGTTACAGCAACTGCCAGTTCAGATGCGGGGCAAGTTTCATATAAGATCGAGAATGTTACTCTTGCAACCTCTGCCAGACGGGAAAGTACAGCTGGAATTAGTGCTGCATCTTCTACAAAACTTGACTCATCAAAAAGTTTATGGTCACAGCGTGATAAATTAGCAAATTCCGCTGATATTGGATGGGAGCAGGAGGCAAAAAATCAAACTTTTACAGCTCCTAAAGGCGGCGCAAGCCAGTATCAATTGGCGACTGGAGCAGTGTCAGGGTTACCTGCAGCTATTGATGTGAAAAAGGCTGACGGAACAGCCGCTAGCAGCTTTCAGGTGGTGGAAGGAGCTATTCCAGCCCCGGCTGATCGTGCTTCAGATAAAGTTTATATTGACAGTAATACAGGCTTAATGGCGTTTGGCACCTCATTAGAGGAAGGTCAAAAGTTTGATATATCATATGAACATAATTATATCGAGTTTAATATTAAAACTTTAAATGAAGACGGAACTGCTAATGTTAGGGCGAACGATTTTAAGTATAGCGGTACAACTTCGCTTAATACTATATTTAGTGAAATTAATAAATCCAATGTTGGCATTAATATGTTTTATGACAGCGGCTCTGATAAAGTAGTGGCTCAGCGGCAGGCTACCGGGAATATGTCAGCAGGTCCGGAAATGCTATTTCTCAATAGTAAGACAAGCACAAGTACTGCAAGTGAGCATTCCTTTTTCACCAGCGTTTTAAAGATTGATGATGCAAGTGAAACTGACGGTACAGATGCACAGTACACTATTAATGGACTGCAAACGTCTAGAAAATCAAATACATTTACCATGAATGATGTAACTTTTACATTGAAGAAGAGCTCTGGTGCTGAATCAGCAACAGCAACAGTAAATGTAAATTCCGATACAGAAGCGATATTTGATACTGTAAAGAAATTTATTGAAAAATATAATGAAATGATCGGTAAAATTAACGGCGAATTGACAGCGGAGCGTTATGGTTCCTTTATGCCTTTAACGGATGAGCAGAGACAAGCGATGGGTGAAAAGGAAATTGAGCAATGGGAAGAAAAAGCAAAAAGCGGGCTTCTGAGACGTGATTTCCTGTTGTCTGGCGGACTTACAAAGATGAGAACAGATTTGTATACCGAAATAAAAGTAAATGCTGTAACAAGGGCAGATAGTGATTATAATCAGCTGGCGGAAATTGGAATCAAGTCTACTAAAGATTATCTTGAGCGAGGTAAGCTTGAGATTGATGAAACCAAATTAAAAGCAGCCATTGAAAATAATCCAGAAGCTGTTTACCAGTTATTCATGGCAGATGGACCTACCTATCAGGAAAAAGGGCTTGCCCGAAGATTACGTTCTACGGTCGATGAAACTTTAAAGAAAATAGAAGAAAAGGCAGGAAACACTTTTAAAACAGAACACAATTATTCAATGGGTAAAGACATCCTGCGAATGAAGAGCAGCATAGAGAGCTTTGAAGAGAGACTTAAGATGAGAGAACAGCGCTATTGGGATCAATTCAATGCGATGGAAAAAGCGATGCAGCAGATGAACAATCAATCCTCTCAGCTAATGGCCCAATTAGGATCTATGATGCAATCCGGTTAA
- the fliS gene encoding flagellar export chaperone FliS: MSLNMPHQAYKQNSVNTATPGELTLLLYNGCLKFMKLAKIAIQENNIEQRNINLIKAQNVVQELMLTLNMDVEISKSMMQMYDYIFQRLIEANTKNSIEIIDEVEGYVLEFRNTWKEVIQLAKKPQYAESGKA; encoded by the coding sequence TTGAGTTTAAACATGCCGCATCAAGCTTATAAGCAAAATTCGGTAAATACAGCCACACCAGGAGAGTTGACACTGCTTCTTTATAATGGTTGCTTAAAGTTCATGAAGCTAGCTAAAATTGCGATTCAAGAGAATAACATTGAGCAGCGCAATATAAATTTAATCAAAGCTCAAAATGTTGTTCAAGAACTTATGCTGACTTTGAATATGGATGTTGAAATATCAAAGAGTATGATGCAAATGTACGACTATATTTTTCAAAGACTAATTGAAGCTAATACTAAAAATAGCATCGAAATTATTGATGAAGTCGAAGGTTATGTTTTGGAGTTTCGCAACACGTGGAAAGAAGTTATTCAATTGGCCAAGAAACCACAATATGCAGAAAGCGGAAAAGCGTAG
- a CDS encoding YjfB family protein, with protein sequence MDIALLSMVLKQGQFQQQASISILKTAMEQAEVNAESITSMLSGGEVQALQQAAQPHLGGHIDLKG encoded by the coding sequence GTGGATATAGCTTTATTATCTATGGTGCTAAAACAAGGTCAGTTTCAGCAGCAAGCCTCCATATCAATCTTAAAAACAGCTATGGAGCAGGCAGAGGTTAATGCAGAGTCGATAACTAGCATGTTATCCGGAGGGGAAGTACAGGCCCTCCAGCAAGCAGCCCAGCCCCATTTGGGCGGACATATTGATTTAAAAGGATGA
- the hpf gene encoding ribosome hibernation-promoting factor, HPF/YfiA family, with translation MNYNIRGENIEVTPAIREYVEKKIAKLERYFTETPDANVHVNLKTYNNNRSKVEVTIPMPNLVLRAEEDHDDMYAAIDLITDKLERQIRKHKTKVNRKFREKGNLTAVFAALENEAEPPELDEEDNDLEVVRQKSFDLKPMDSEEAILQMNMLGHSFYVFTNAESNLTNVVYKRKDGRYGLIEAQ, from the coding sequence ATGAATTACAACATTCGTGGTGAAAACATTGAGGTAACTCCAGCAATTAGAGAGTACGTAGAGAAGAAAATTGCGAAGTTAGAAAGGTATTTTACTGAAACTCCTGATGCAAATGTACATGTAAACTTAAAAACGTATAACAATAACCGTTCTAAAGTGGAAGTAACGATTCCGATGCCGAACCTGGTTCTCCGAGCAGAGGAAGATCATGATGATATGTATGCAGCGATTGATCTGATTACCGATAAATTGGAGCGTCAAATCCGCAAACATAAAACAAAAGTGAACCGTAAATTCCGCGAGAAGGGCAATCTGACTGCTGTGTTTGCAGCGTTGGAAAATGAGGCAGAGCCACCTGAACTGGATGAGGAGGATAACGATCTTGAAGTTGTCCGCCAAAAGAGCTTCGACTTGAAGCCAATGGACAGTGAAGAGGCGATCCTGCAAATGAACATGCTGGGCCACAGCTTCTACGTTTTCACAAATGCAGAGTCTAACTTAACGAATGTCGTGTACAAGCGTAAAGATGGCCGCTATGGTCTGATTGAAGCGCAATAA
- a CDS encoding methyl-accepting chemotaxis protein, whose amino-acid sequence MTLRKRLIIVTLIPLALSVSMIGFIIYQTLNIQSSAKDDVELLLKVKDLEQSLVVTSQSLANYTYNSSDANKDQALTMMTEVQENLASLSSVATVPEHKKIIGSIEGKYAELSKVSTEAFNKGNKAEIKRQSIRISGILNDMHLLKKRTNEWYEGILQETSQKIAFITNSSLIGSALLILLSAVFSWMAARGITKPINAIVEKAEKISEGDLTADLSQLIFKENSRYEVDKLTEAFSKMVLNLKGTVQSIEEVSQNVKGFAGDVASYMHSLNESSSQVAVSTDELARGSQAISEDVQATAELMSVMGEQFSAVHQSSAESAVQSTQALESVHHGRVSLEKQMKLADEISSSSNHIRNSVSEFAQFTKEIEGAANTVKDIADQTNLLALNAAIEAARAGEAGKGFAVVAEEVRKLADSSSKATDLIASMVSNIQNGISNIYNATEQGHALSKEQSQSMSETEQVFESISEHVSGIHSHLEKLVEDMKSSSEMSQQVISAVENISAVTEETAAGTEEISASTEEQLRAFEQVMVKVEQLKEMTDVMERELEKFTV is encoded by the coding sequence ATGACATTACGAAAACGCCTCATTATTGTCACGCTGATCCCGCTCGCACTCTCGGTCAGCATGATTGGCTTTATCATATACCAAACACTGAACATACAAAGCTCCGCTAAAGATGATGTGGAACTTCTGCTGAAAGTGAAGGACCTGGAGCAAAGCCTGGTGGTGACAAGCCAGTCGCTTGCCAATTACACATACAATTCAAGTGACGCCAACAAGGACCAAGCACTCACCATGATGACAGAGGTCCAGGAAAACCTGGCTTCCCTCTCTTCGGTTGCCACAGTACCCGAGCATAAGAAAATCATCGGCAGCATTGAAGGAAAGTATGCAGAGCTATCGAAAGTTTCAACTGAAGCCTTCAACAAGGGAAACAAAGCGGAAATCAAGCGCCAGAGCATACGGATTTCCGGCATATTAAATGATATGCACCTTTTAAAGAAGCGCACAAATGAATGGTATGAAGGCATTCTTCAGGAAACCAGCCAGAAAATCGCCTTTATCACGAATTCTTCCCTCATAGGAAGCGCGTTGCTTATTCTTTTATCAGCTGTCTTCTCATGGATGGCTGCCCGAGGAATTACAAAGCCAATCAATGCGATTGTGGAAAAAGCAGAGAAAATTTCAGAGGGCGATTTAACAGCAGATTTATCACAGCTCATCTTTAAAGAGAATAGCCGCTATGAAGTGGATAAACTAACGGAAGCCTTCTCAAAAATGGTGTTGAACCTAAAAGGAACCGTGCAATCCATAGAAGAGGTCAGCCAGAATGTAAAAGGATTTGCCGGGGATGTGGCTTCCTATATGCACAGCTTAAATGAAAGCAGCAGCCAGGTGGCCGTTTCAACCGACGAATTGGCGAGAGGCAGCCAGGCCATTTCTGAAGACGTTCAGGCAACTGCCGAGTTAATGAGCGTGATGGGTGAGCAATTTTCAGCTGTCCATCAGTCGAGTGCCGAAAGTGCTGTGCAAAGCACACAGGCATTGGAATCAGTTCACCATGGCAGAGTGTCTCTAGAAAAACAAATGAAACTTGCGGACGAGATCTCAAGTTCGTCTAACCATATTAGAAATTCAGTCAGTGAATTTGCCCAGTTCACCAAGGAAATTGAAGGGGCAGCTAACACGGTGAAAGATATTGCGGATCAAACCAATCTGCTGGCATTAAATGCAGCAATTGAAGCAGCCCGTGCCGGTGAAGCAGGTAAAGGATTTGCGGTTGTGGCAGAAGAAGTACGGAAACTCGCCGATTCTTCTTCCAAAGCAACCGATCTGATCGCCTCAATGGTCAGCAATATTCAAAATGGAATCAGCAATATTTACAATGCCACTGAGCAGGGACATGCCCTTTCAAAAGAGCAATCCCAGTCGATGAGCGAGACGGAACAGGTCTTTGAATCCATTTCTGAACATGTTTCCGGCATTCACAGCCATTTGGAAAAACTAGTTGAAGATATGAAGAGCTCCAGTGAGATGAGTCAGCAGGTTATAAGCGCTGTGGAAAACATTTCGGCGGTAACCGAGGAAACAGCTGCCGGGACTGAGGAAATCTCCGCTTCTACCGAAGAGCAGCTTCGCGCGTTTGAGCAGGTTATGGTGAAAGTGGAGCAGCTGAAGGAAATGACTGATGTGATGGAGAGGGAATTGGAGAAGTTTACGGTTTAG
- a CDS encoding BMP family lipoprotein, whose product MKKLLLFLLMFSLLLAACSASEQSTNQHKEYKIGILLSDTGLGDESFNDSAFRGLEKARDELGILFDYKEAPDGNFEKPLEELVKEDHDLIIGLGFTAQEALEKTAEKYPDKQFLLIDAVSELDNVVSLTFKEHEGSFLVGMLAAMTSKTGKLGFIGGVDVPVIHHFENGFVQGAKHFNPKIEVLSEYAGDFGNAALGGKIADKQIAAGADFIYPAAGFTGFGALKKAEEKGVLAGGVDSDQYFVAEKAVATSMVKNIDIAVFNLAKELTENGKIEASSYEWGLAENGVGLSEIRVISLTEEQKAALKKATEDIIAGKITVKAE is encoded by the coding sequence TTGAAAAAACTATTACTCTTCCTGCTGATGTTCAGTTTACTTTTGGCAGCCTGCTCTGCCTCTGAACAAAGCACAAACCAACATAAAGAATATAAAATTGGCATTCTCTTATCGGACACTGGACTTGGAGATGAGTCTTTTAACGACTCTGCATTCCGTGGCCTGGAAAAAGCCCGTGATGAGCTGGGCATTCTGTTTGATTACAAAGAAGCGCCTGACGGGAATTTTGAAAAGCCGCTTGAAGAGCTGGTCAAAGAAGATCATGACCTGATCATCGGACTGGGTTTCACAGCACAGGAAGCACTTGAAAAAACGGCGGAAAAATATCCTGACAAGCAATTTTTGCTGATTGATGCTGTTTCCGAGCTTGATAATGTGGTCTCACTTACGTTTAAGGAGCATGAAGGCAGCTTCCTTGTCGGAATGCTCGCTGCCATGACAAGCAAAACAGGCAAACTGGGATTTATCGGCGGCGTTGATGTCCCCGTCATCCACCATTTTGAAAATGGATTTGTGCAAGGAGCAAAGCATTTCAATCCGAAAATAGAAGTATTAAGTGAATATGCCGGAGATTTTGGAAACGCCGCTCTCGGCGGGAAAATTGCTGACAAACAAATTGCTGCAGGTGCCGACTTTATCTACCCTGCTGCCGGATTCACCGGTTTTGGCGCACTGAAAAAAGCCGAAGAAAAAGGCGTGCTTGCAGGCGGTGTCGATTCCGATCAGTATTTTGTTGCAGAAAAAGCCGTTGCCACATCTATGGTCAAAAACATTGACATTGCTGTATTTAACCTGGCTAAGGAATTGACGGAAAACGGAAAAATCGAAGCTTCCTCATATGAATGGGGACTGGCAGAAAACGGTGTCGGCCTTTCTGAGATTCGCGTAATTTCCTTAACAGAGGAACAGAAAGCTGCATTAAAAAAAGCAACCGAAGACATAATCGCTGGAAAAATCACAGTAAAAGCTGAATAA